From the Dama dama isolate Ldn47 chromosome 24, ASM3311817v1, whole genome shotgun sequence genome, one window contains:
- the ZNF502 gene encoding zinc finger protein 502, whose amino-acid sequence MLNMQGAEEREIGREICPGWMNKPAPEQDGTDIELPGVTSKRSREDEYQDSTFEEKHICENMKENPPREAPGPRFFREGFGAITFIHKEAPPEMISQEYHFERSLLLTSSLVTHLRVSTEESLHKWETSSIHTNEVSGQSKYLTLSTQKKSWKCGECGKTFTQRSSFTQHQRTHTRPYTCEECGKTFSRSSFLIRHQRIHTGVKPYECEQCGKTFRCRSFLTQHQRIHTGEKPYKCNECGNSFRNHSHLTEHQRTHTGEKPYKCNRCGKAFSQNTHLIHHQRIHTGEKPYLCNECGSSFRKHSNLTQHQRIHTGEKPYKCDECGKTFHTKANLSQHQRIHTGEKPYKCKECGKAFCQSPSLIKHQRIHTGEKPYKCKECGKAFAQSTPLTKHQRIHTGERPYKCSECGKAFIQSICLIRHQRSHTGEKPYKCNECGKGFNQNTCLTQHMRIHTGEKPYKCQECGKAFAHNTSLTEHHRTHTGEKLYKCSECEKTFRKYAHLSEHYRIHTGEKPYECVECGKFFRHSSVLFRHQKLHSAE is encoded by the exons ATGTTGAATATGCAAGGAGCTGAAGAGAGAGAGATTGGAAGAGAGATTTGTCCAG GTTGGATGAACAAGCCTGCTCCAGAGCAGGATGGCACTGATATTGAGTTGCCAGGGGTAACCTCAAAGAGATCCCGAGAGGATGAATACCAGGATTCTACATTTGAAGAAAAACATATATGTGAGAACATGAAGGAAAACCCTCCCAGAGAGGCTCCTGGACCACGCTTTTTCCGAGAAGGTTTTGGAGCAATAACTTTTATCCATAAGGAAGCACCTCCAGAAATGATTAGCCAAGAATATCATTTTGAGAGAAGCTTGCTTTTGACCTCAAGTCTTGTTACACATCTCAGGGTTTCTACAGAAGAGAGCCTACATAAATGGGAGACAAGTAGCATACACACCAATGAGGTTTCAGGCCAAAGTAAATATTTGACCCTCTCTACACAGAAAAAATCTTGGAAATGTGGTGAATGTGGAAAAACCTTTACTCAGCGCTCATCCTTTACCCAGCATCAGAGAACTCATACAAGACCCTACACATGTGAGGAATGTGGGAAAACTTTTAGTCGTAGCTCATTCCTTATTCGACATCAAAGAATTCACACTGGAGTGAAGCCATATGAGTGTGAGCAGTGTGGGAAAACATTTCGATGTCGATCATTTCTTACTCAGCATCAGAGaatccacactggagagaaaccatataaatgtaatgaatgtgggaaTTCCTTCCGCAATCATTCACATCTCactgaacaccagagaactcatactggagagaagccttacaAATGCAATAGGTGTGGGAAGGCCTTCAGTCAGAACACACACCTCATTcatcatcagagaattcacactggtGAGAAACCTTATTTATGCAATGAATGTGGCTCTTCTTTTCGCAAACACTCAAATCTTACacaacatcagagaattcacactgggGAAAAACCGTATAAATGTGATGAGTGTGGGAAGACTTTCCATACAAAGGCAAACCTCTCTcagcatcagagaattcatactggagagaaaccctataaatgtaaggaatgtgggaaagccttttgTCAGAGCCCATCCCTTATTAAAcaccagcgaattcatactggagaaaaaccatataaatgtaaggaatgtggtaAAGCTTTTGCTCAGAGCACCCCACTCACtaaacatcagagaattcatacaggAGAAAGACCCTACAAATGCAGTGAATGTGGTAAAGCTTTCATTCAGAGCATTTGCCTTATTCGGCATCAGAGAAGtcacactggagaaaaaccctATAAATGCAATGAATGTGGAAAGGGCTTTAACCAGAATACCTGCCTCACTCAGCATatgagaattcatactggagagaagccctatAAATGTCAAGAGTGTGGGAAAGCCTTTGCTCACAACACATCTCTTACTGAACATCACAGAACTCACACTGGTGAGAAGCTCTATAAATGTAGTGAGTGTGAGAAAACCTTCCGCAAGTATGCACACCTTAGTGAACATTACAGGATTCACACTGGTGAGAAGCCTTACGAGTGTGTcgaatgtggaaaattcttcagacaTAGTTCAGTCCTTTTCAGACATCAGAAACTTCACAGTGCTGAATAA